A region from the Deltaproteobacteria bacterium genome encodes:
- the murD gene encoding UDP-N-acetylmuramoyl-L-alanine--D-glutamate ligase: MELNGKNVAIIGIGKTGIATADFLYKKGASMTCFDQKPLYGIDNLNTLKSWNAKIIDNWDGKHVGKFDYVIVSPGVPMSLEGITEARTKSIEVISEIELACRFTDKKIIGITGTNGKSTTVTVAGQILNNAGIKTGVGGNIGTPFIELIDHDQGYGLYLLELSSYQLEGIITFRPWISVLLNITEDHLDRYGNMNEYAQAKFRIFMNQSQSDYAIINAEDVITVKSRHKIRAKTYSFSINKRNRRGAYYNNNKIIYVDGSENKSEFTVKNPSLNGVHNIQNTMAGIIIARLLDVQDESIQSTLDKFKGLSHRIELVSEINKIKYYDDSKATNVDSVRVALKSFAEPVILIMGGRDKGGDYSPLSELIKNRVKLLIVMGEAKENILNTFRGMVDYIVVQNMEEAVNKSYEHARAGDVVLLSPACSSFDMFRDYKQRGDVFKEAVLKLTKENAHEGI, from the coding sequence ATGGAACTAAATGGTAAAAATGTTGCTATAATAGGCATTGGTAAGACAGGGATTGCAACAGCAGATTTTTTATACAAAAAGGGCGCTTCTATGACATGCTTTGATCAGAAGCCATTATACGGAATTGATAATTTAAATACTTTAAAATCGTGGAATGCAAAGATAATTGATAATTGGGATGGTAAGCATGTAGGCAAATTTGATTATGTTATCGTAAGCCCGGGCGTGCCGATGTCATTGGAAGGGATAACAGAAGCGAGAACAAAGAGTATAGAGGTTATCAGCGAGATAGAGCTTGCATGTAGATTTACGGATAAGAAGATAATAGGCATAACCGGCACAAATGGTAAAAGTACAACAGTTACGGTTGCCGGACAGATTCTAAATAATGCAGGGATAAAGACAGGGGTCGGCGGTAATATCGGGACCCCGTTTATAGAGCTTATAGATCACGATCAAGGTTACGGATTATACCTGCTTGAGCTGTCGAGCTATCAACTCGAAGGTATCATCACATTCAGACCATGGATTTCGGTACTTTTGAACATTACAGAGGATCACCTTGATCGTTACGGGAACATGAATGAATATGCTCAGGCTAAATTTAGAATATTCATGAACCAGTCTCAGAGCGATTACGCGATAATCAATGCGGAAGATGTTATTACCGTTAAATCAAGGCATAAGATTAGGGCAAAAACGTATAGCTTCTCTATAAATAAAAGGAACAGGAGAGGTGCTTATTATAACAATAATAAGATTATATATGTTGACGGCTCTGAAAACAAATCAGAATTTACAGTTAAGAATCCATCATTGAATGGTGTTCACAATATTCAGAACACCATGGCAGGAATAATAATCGCAAGGCTGCTTGATGTTCAGGATGAAAGCATACAATCAACATTGGATAAATTTAAGGGATTATCACACAGGATAGAGCTTGTGTCGGAGATCAATAAAATAAAATACTATGATGATTCTAAGGCTACGAATGTAGATTCTGTCCGCGTGGCTTTAAAGAGCTTTGCAGAACCAGTTATTCTTATAATGGGAGGAAGAGATAAGGGCGGAGACTATAGTCCGCTCTCTGAGCTGATTAAGAACAGGGTAAAACTTTTAATCGTTATGGGTGAGGCAAAGGAAAATATCCTTAATACGTTTAGAGGTATGGTTGATTATATTGTAGTTCAGAACATGGAAGAGGCAGTGAATAAATCTTATGAACATGCACGGGCAGGAGATGTAGTACTTCTTTCTCCTGCATGCTCAAGTTTTGATATGTTCCGGGATTACAAACAGCGTGGTGATGTATTCAAAGAAGCTGTCTTAAAATTAACGAAGGAAAATGCTCATGAAGGGATATGA
- the murC gene encoding UDP-N-acetylmuramate--L-alanine ligase gives MHKRIKHIHFVGIGGSGMNGIAELLLNIGYMVSGSDLKASKITERLGSLGAKIMIGHKADNVNDAHVIVYSSAVKPDNPELMYARSHGIPVIPRAEMLSELMRVKYAIAIAGSHGKTTTTSLISVMLTIAGLDPTSVVGGKVNIFGSNAKLGQSEYLVAEADESDGSFLRLSPTIAVVTNIDPEHLDYYKTFESEKSAFVEFLNKVPFYGLSVLCLDEENVASIIPQIHTRRITYGLSAQADVIGRDVSILAGYSTFFASVRGVDYGGFRLNIPGKHNVYNALAAIAVGAELEIEPEKIREGIAKFNGVERRFQIKGEVNGIVVVDDYGHHPKEIKATLTAAKNGWNKRLVVVFQPHRYTRTMFLFDDFLTAFYQADVLIITDIYPAGEEPIEGVNSYKLVSKLNDMGYKDVRYIQGKDKIAEELERTVKPGDMVITLGAGDIWTVGDALIKRLQTND, from the coding sequence ATGCATAAAAGAATAAAACATATTCATTTTGTTGGTATAGGCGGTTCCGGCATGAACGGCATTGCCGAGTTGCTCCTGAATATTGGTTACATGGTAAGCGGATCAGATCTTAAGGCATCGAAGATAACAGAAAGGCTCGGGTCACTTGGCGCAAAGATTATGATTGGTCATAAAGCTGATAATGTTAATGACGCACATGTTATTGTTTACTCATCAGCAGTAAAACCCGATAATCCGGAACTCATGTACGCAAGGAGTCATGGAATTCCCGTTATACCGAGGGCCGAAATGCTTAGTGAATTAATGAGGGTCAAATATGCAATCGCCATTGCGGGCAGCCACGGTAAAACAACGACAACATCACTTATATCGGTCATGCTTACAATCGCAGGGCTTGATCCTACGAGTGTTGTTGGCGGAAAGGTGAACATATTCGGCTCAAACGCAAAACTCGGACAGAGCGAGTATCTTGTTGCAGAGGCGGATGAAAGCGACGGCAGTTTTCTCAGACTGAGTCCCACGATAGCTGTTGTTACGAACATTGACCCCGAGCATCTTGATTACTATAAGACTTTTGAGAGTGAGAAGTCCGCTTTTGTTGAATTTTTAAATAAGGTTCCGTTCTACGGGCTTTCCGTACTATGCCTGGATGAAGAAAATGTTGCATCAATAATCCCGCAGATTCATACGCGCAGGATTACTTACGGGCTTTCGGCGCAGGCTGACGTTATCGGAAGGGATGTTTCTATTCTTGCAGGTTACTCAACCTTTTTTGCCTCTGTAAGAGGTGTTGATTATGGTGGTTTTAGATTAAACATACCAGGCAAGCATAATGTTTACAATGCGCTTGCTGCAATTGCGGTTGGTGCAGAACTGGAGATCGAACCGGAAAAGATAAGGGAAGGCATTGCAAAGTTCAATGGCGTAGAACGAAGGTTCCAGATAAAAGGAGAAGTAAACGGTATTGTCGTGGTTGACGATTACGGGCATCATCCCAAAGAGATAAAAGCTACCCTGACTGCTGCAAAAAATGGTTGGAATAAAAGGCTTGTAGTCGTATTTCAACCGCACAGGTACACAAGAACAATGTTTTTGTTTGATGATTTCCTTACTGCATTTTATCAGGCTGACGTACTTATCATAACCGATATTTACCCGGCAGGAGAAGAACCGATTGAAGGTGTAAATTCTTATAAGCTTGTAAGTAAATTAAATGACATGGGCTATAAAGACGTAAGATATATACAGGGGAAGGATAAAATTGCAGAAGAACTTGAACGCACTGTTAAACCTGGAGATATGGTTATTACACTCGGTGCCGGTGATATATGGACGGTCGGGGATGCACTCATAAAGAGGCTGCAAACAAATGATTGA
- the murB gene encoding UDP-N-acetylmuramate dehydrogenase: protein MIDFNVLEKMVRGSVNLNVMMKDYTSMCVGGPCVCLFTPEDKDDLLKFIDWARSNSQRYLVIGAGTNILVKDGGIKLPLIRIKDTLDSIEVENQDDVSVTLKVGAGKPLAGIVKYCADNGFTGIEPLAGIPGTLGGAIYMNAGTGKETISDVIEAVTFIERTGKIKTFEKDDMGFGYRKCSALSTSTIVTSAVIKLGRSSTVKVQKRVEEIVKNKAQIQPLNYPSAGSIFKNLKKKKAWEMLDEAGMRGVRVRNAKYSELHTNFIINTGGATATDVLALIDAGMEKVKEKTGLKLELEVIIVGEDQ, encoded by the coding sequence ATGATTGATTTTAATGTTTTAGAGAAAATGGTGAGAGGCAGTGTTAATCTTAATGTTATGATGAAGGATTACACGAGTATGTGTGTTGGCGGCCCGTGTGTGTGTTTGTTTACTCCCGAGGATAAGGATGATCTCCTCAAGTTTATTGACTGGGCAAGGTCAAACAGCCAGAGGTATTTGGTTATTGGTGCAGGAACAAACATCCTTGTAAAGGATGGCGGGATAAAGCTACCGCTTATAAGGATAAAAGACACTCTTGATTCAATCGAGGTAGAGAATCAGGATGACGTATCTGTAACATTAAAAGTTGGTGCAGGCAAACCGCTTGCAGGGATTGTTAAGTATTGTGCGGATAATGGATTTACAGGAATTGAGCCGCTTGCCGGTATTCCCGGTACACTTGGCGGTGCAATATATATGAATGCAGGGACCGGGAAGGAAACCATATCGGACGTTATCGAAGCCGTTACATTCATAGAGAGAACCGGTAAGATAAAGACGTTTGAAAAGGACGATATGGGGTTTGGCTATAGGAAATGCAGTGCATTATCCACAAGCACTATTGTTACCTCGGCAGTGATAAAACTCGGCAGATCGTCTACCGTAAAGGTTCAAAAAAGGGTAGAAGAAATTGTAAAAAACAAGGCACAGATCCAGCCGCTCAATTATCCAAGTGCAGGCTCGATTTTTAAAAATTTAAAAAAGAAAAAGGCATGGGAGATGCTTGATGAAGCAGGTATGAGAGGTGTGAGGGTAAGAAATGCAAAGTATTCGGAGCTTCACACAAATTTTATAATTAATACCGGCGGTGCTACTGCTACCGATGTACTGGCACTAATAGATGCGGGTATGGAAAAAGTAAAAGAAAAAACAGGATTAAAATTAGAGTTGGAAGTAATCATAGTTGGTGAGGATCAATGA
- the murG gene encoding undecaprenyldiphospho-muramoylpentapeptide beta-N-acetylglucosaminyltransferase, with the protein MKLIIAGGGSGGHFFPAMSVVQEIIRRDVGMEYLYVGTEDGIESRKWNLPEKNRILLNVRGFKNKGMVDKMAAISLLAGSIKKSYGIINSFKPQAVLGVGGYASFPLVITAAIMGIPTAVHEQNSIPGLANKILARFSKSIFISFGVSKNYFPPNKVVLTGLPVRFSSTPSKKSNSGIKTILILGGSQGAAQINKMMVSSLQGLKDKKDTILFIHQTGTADYKAVKDAYKAYGFNAQVYDFIDDMSSAFLQADIAISRAGASTLFELALFGIPCILIPYPHAASDHQSINAAEVANAGGAILISKDTDGVPMVVDAVHLLLSDQNRLIAMSESMRRWSKPDASKDIVDGLMRLKKA; encoded by the coding sequence ATGAAGTTAATTATAGCAGGTGGGGGTAGTGGTGGACATTTCTTTCCTGCTATGTCTGTTGTGCAAGAAATCATCAGGAGGGATGTAGGTATGGAGTATCTCTATGTTGGGACCGAGGATGGTATAGAGAGCAGAAAATGGAATTTGCCGGAGAAGAACAGAATTCTTCTAAATGTCAGAGGCTTTAAGAACAAGGGTATGGTGGATAAAATGGCTGCGATATCACTCCTTGCCGGTTCAATAAAAAAATCATACGGGATCATCAATTCATTTAAACCCCAGGCTGTGCTTGGTGTCGGGGGTTATGCATCTTTTCCTTTAGTGATTACTGCCGCTATTATGGGTATACCAACCGCGGTTCATGAGCAAAACTCTATCCCAGGCCTTGCCAATAAGATTTTAGCAAGGTTTTCAAAGTCAATATTCATATCCTTCGGTGTCTCAAAGAATTATTTTCCCCCAAATAAAGTTGTCCTTACCGGGTTGCCGGTAAGGTTTAGCAGTACGCCGTCTAAAAAGTCGAATTCTGGTATTAAAACGATACTGATCCTCGGCGGTAGCCAAGGTGCAGCACAGATAAACAAGATGATGGTATCATCGCTCCAGGGACTAAAAGATAAAAAAGATACAATTCTGTTCATACACCAAACGGGTACCGCTGATTATAAAGCGGTAAAAGATGCTTATAAAGCGTACGGCTTTAACGCACAGGTTTATGATTTTATAGATGATATGAGTTCTGCATTTTTACAGGCAGATATTGCGATCTCCAGAGCAGGGGCTTCTACATTATTTGAACTCGCATTGTTTGGTATTCCGTGCATACTGATTCCTTATCCGCATGCTGCATCCGACCACCAGTCTATCAATGCAGCAGAGGTTGCCAATGCTGGCGGTGCAATACTGATATCAAAGGATACTGACGGTGTACCAATGGTGGTTGATGCCGTACATTTATTATTATCGGATCAGAACAGGCTTATTGCAATGTCTGAATCAATGAGAAGATGGTCCAAACCCGATGCATCAAAGGATATAGTTGATGGATTGATGAGGCTTAAGAAGGCTTAA
- the ftsW gene encoding putative lipid II flippase FtsW encodes MKGYDRGIIIATFGLCIFGVIMVFSASSIYALQEYGSKYYFVKRQVIYLIIGFISAAVAAGIDINIIRKYIWFLYGAIILALILVFVPHIGVVVSGSHRWIKLWHFSVQPSEFAKPILILLIAHVLDEKIQRANNPTPVLLPLVYTGIMSFFILLQPDFGSVIIIVSVVFFILFLLGADIMQLVFAVVSVIPVAVMLVLHSSYRLNRIKGFLDPWEHSNTSGFQIIQSAIAYGSGGITGVGLGNSFEKLFYLPEAHTDFIFSVIAEELGFIGVVIVVGVFIYLIHKMLSVGFRAEGVFTKATVFGLTLFIALQSIINIGVTLGLLPTKGLTIPFISYGGSSLVANLISIGIILNLTKRVNDGEDEVNYSRWG; translated from the coding sequence ATGAAGGGATATGATCGCGGAATAATCATTGCAACATTCGGTTTGTGTATATTCGGGGTCATAATGGTCTTCAGCGCAAGTTCTATATATGCACTGCAGGAATACGGTAGTAAATATTACTTTGTAAAAAGGCAGGTCATTTATCTTATAATCGGTTTTATATCGGCTGCTGTTGCAGCCGGGATTGATATAAATATAATAAGAAAATACATCTGGTTTTTGTATGGAGCTATCATTCTGGCATTGATACTCGTATTCGTTCCGCACATAGGTGTAGTTGTAAGCGGATCGCACAGGTGGATAAAATTATGGCATTTCTCGGTACAGCCTTCGGAGTTCGCAAAGCCTATTTTAATACTGCTTATCGCACATGTACTTGATGAAAAGATTCAGAGGGCAAACAATCCAACGCCGGTTTTACTCCCGCTTGTATATACAGGTATTATGAGTTTTTTTATACTTCTGCAGCCCGATTTCGGCAGTGTAATCATCATAGTTTCGGTTGTATTTTTTATACTGTTTCTCCTGGGAGCCGATATTATGCAGCTTGTTTTTGCCGTCGTATCTGTAATCCCGGTAGCTGTTATGCTGGTGCTTCATTCAAGCTACAGACTCAATCGTATAAAAGGGTTCCTTGATCCATGGGAACATTCGAACACATCCGGTTTTCAAATTATACAATCGGCAATTGCCTACGGATCGGGCGGGATAACTGGCGTAGGACTCGGCAACAGTTTTGAAAAGTTGTTTTATCTGCCCGAGGCGCACACGGACTTTATTTTTTCTGTTATAGCAGAAGAGCTGGGTTTTATAGGCGTTGTGATTGTTGTAGGTGTTTTTATATACCTAATTCATAAGATGTTAAGTGTGGGATTCAGAGCAGAAGGTGTGTTTACAAAGGCAACGGTTTTTGGACTGACACTGTTTATAGCACTGCAGTCTATTATAAACATCGGAGTTACACTCGGCTTACTTCCGACAAAGGGGCTTACAATCCCATTCATAAGCTATGGGGGCAGTTCACTTGTTGCGAATCTCATTTCAATAGGTATTATACTTAATTTAACAAAAAGGGTAAATGATGGAGAGGATGAAGTTAATTATAGCAGGTGGGGGTAG
- a CDS encoding FtsQ-type POTRA domain-containing protein, protein MNRFMPYDFNSRLRKASNRRFKNYGKVRVYMKYLLYVSLIAGLITGGYMLFIQAESLLMVSPLFALKQLEIKGYEKVQPSEIASASGLKFGENIFSISLNNVRKNIMTIPWIKSISIRKSPPHKIEIAVSERNAYCLVLMDHLYYVDSEGVIFKMVSDNNATNYPVITGMTGDGRRFIGEALRPVVNAVSVLQAIDKYSLITAKDISEIHINSNGYSIITMDGLLIRFGDDSIGTEIENLNSIITYFGGEMQMFSSIDLRFSDEGILKYKQLFASTDAVNQIKEVNNFAEKE, encoded by the coding sequence GTGAATAGATTTATGCCTTATGATTTTAACTCAAGGTTGCGTAAAGCATCAAACAGGAGATTTAAAAATTACGGGAAGGTTCGTGTATACATGAAATATCTGCTTTATGTTTCTTTGATTGCCGGGTTAATAACCGGCGGATATATGCTGTTTATACAGGCGGAAAGTTTATTAATGGTATCTCCATTGTTTGCATTGAAACAACTTGAAATAAAGGGTTATGAAAAGGTTCAGCCATCAGAGATAGCAAGTGCCTCGGGACTTAAATTCGGAGAAAACATATTCTCTATTTCATTAAACAATGTTAGAAAGAATATTATGACAATACCATGGATAAAAAGTATCTCTATTAGGAAATCGCCGCCGCACAAGATTGAAATAGCGGTCTCAGAAAGAAATGCATACTGTCTGGTGCTTATGGATCACCTCTACTATGTTGATAGTGAAGGGGTAATATTTAAAATGGTATCGGATAATAATGCAACAAATTATCCCGTTATTACGGGGATGACCGGGGACGGCAGACGATTTATAGGTGAAGCATTGCGGCCGGTTGTTAACGCAGTATCCGTTCTTCAGGCAATCGACAAATATTCTCTTATAACGGCTAAAGACATTTCAGAGATTCATATAAACAGTAACGGCTACTCTATTATTACCATGGATGGTTTATTGATCAGGTTTGGAGATGATTCAATAGGAACTGAAATAGAAAATCTTAACAGCATAATTACATACTTTGGCGGTGAAATGCAGATGTTTTCTTCAATAGATCTCAGGTTTTCCGATGAGGGAATTTTAAAATACAAACAGCTCTTTGCAAGCACAGATGCCGTTAATCAAATAAAGGAGGTGAACAACTTTGCAGAAAAAGAATAA
- the ftsA gene encoding cell division protein FtsA, whose translation MQKKNNIIVGLDIGTTKICAIVGEINEGNIDIIGIGKVSPSKGLSKGNIINIESTVKAIKQAVEEAELMADFEITNVYTGIAGDHIKSFNSNGVIAIKDREVKIADIKRVIDAAKAMPIPADKEVIHVIPHEFIIDDQGGIKDPLGMSGIRLEVKVHIVTANVSSAMNIVKSCNKSGLTVSDVVLQSIASGEAVLSPEEKELGVALVDIGGGTTDIAIFYDGSIRYTSVIALGGEHLTKDVSVGLRTPVYEAEKIKIKYGTALKANVDKSEIVEVKGIANRKPRTISRQTLAEIIELRTEEILTLVDKEINKSGFKELISSGIVLTGGSALLDGIVDIAEQIFNLPVRVGFPAWVGGLSDVVKDPSLATAVGLVIYGSKNDANTYYGGRDDDLMKRIRSFFTNIAIKLFIKKGG comes from the coding sequence TTGCAGAAAAAGAATAACATAATTGTAGGGCTTGATATAGGTACAACAAAGATATGTGCCATAGTAGGTGAAATTAACGAAGGGAATATTGACATCATTGGTATAGGCAAGGTTTCCCCATCAAAAGGACTTAGCAAAGGGAATATTATCAATATTGAATCAACCGTTAAAGCCATAAAGCAGGCTGTAGAAGAGGCAGAACTGATGGCAGATTTCGAGATAACCAATGTTTATACCGGCATAGCAGGTGATCACATAAAAAGTTTTAACAGTAACGGTGTTATAGCTATAAAAGACAGAGAGGTCAAAATAGCGGATATAAAAAGGGTTATTGATGCGGCAAAGGCTATGCCGATACCGGCAGATAAAGAGGTGATTCACGTTATCCCGCATGAGTTTATTATTGATGATCAGGGAGGTATAAAAGATCCACTGGGAATGTCCGGCATAAGGCTTGAGGTAAAAGTGCACATTGTTACAGCGAATGTATCTTCTGCAATGAATATAGTAAAATCGTGCAACAAGTCAGGACTGACGGTATCCGATGTGGTGCTCCAATCTATCGCATCGGGCGAGGCTGTTCTTTCTCCGGAAGAAAAGGAGCTTGGAGTAGCTCTTGTGGATATAGGAGGCGGTACAACGGATATAGCCATATTTTACGATGGTAGCATAAGATACACGAGCGTTATAGCACTGGGCGGCGAGCATCTAACAAAGGATGTATCTGTGGGTCTGAGAACTCCGGTGTATGAAGCAGAAAAAATAAAAATAAAGTACGGCACAGCCTTGAAAGCGAATGTGGATAAGTCGGAGATCGTAGAGGTTAAAGGTATAGCTAATAGGAAACCGAGAACCATATCCAGACAAACACTTGCAGAGATAATTGAACTGAGGACGGAGGAGATCCTTACACTTGTTGATAAAGAGATCAATAAGTCGGGTTTCAAAGAATTGATCTCGTCCGGTATTGTTCTTACAGGAGGTAGTGCACTTCTCGACGGTATTGTGGATATCGCTGAACAGATATTTAACCTTCCTGTCAGAGTAGGATTTCCTGCATGGGTCGGTGGATTGTCCGATGTTGTTAAAGATCCATCTTTAGCAACCGCTGTAGGACTTGTAATCTATGGAAGCAAGAATGATGCAAATACATATTACGGTGGAAGGGATGACGATTTAATGAAAAGGATAAGATCGTTTTTTACAAATATTGCAATAAAATTGTTTATAAAAAAAGGAGGATAA
- the mraY gene encoding phospho-N-acetylmuramoyl-pentapeptide-transferase, translating into MIEYLLFPLAKKFIVFNVLKYITFRTLSAVITSLLITLIFGNAFKRFMSGIGGSQVIRRDGPKNHINKSGTPTMGGLLIIGAIVVSTILWMDILNIYTWILLFTLVGFGAVGFMDDYLKLTRKNPKGFKGSYKIIIETLLTILIIYLLIRYDDIKFTLTFPFFKKAIIDLGWLYFVFIIFVVIGAANAVNLTDGQDGLAIVPVMTSFSVYAVYAYVLGNIKFSDYLMFTSIQGTGEISVLAGAVIGASLGFLWFNTYPAEIFMGDVGALGIGGMLGVTAIILKQELLLMIIGGIFVLEALSVMTQVASYKLTGKRIFAMAPIHHHFELKGWSEPKITVRFWIISILLALIGLSTLKLR; encoded by the coding sequence ATGATTGAGTATCTGTTATTCCCATTGGCTAAAAAGTTTATCGTATTTAATGTACTTAAGTATATAACCTTTAGAACCCTCAGCGCTGTAATAACCTCGTTACTTATAACATTGATCTTCGGGAATGCTTTTAAGAGATTTATGTCGGGTATAGGGGGATCACAGGTTATAAGAAGGGATGGACCAAAAAATCATATTAATAAATCAGGGACTCCTACTATGGGCGGGCTTCTCATAATAGGTGCTATAGTTGTATCAACGATACTATGGATGGATATATTGAATATTTATACATGGATACTTCTTTTCACGCTTGTAGGATTCGGGGCAGTTGGTTTTATGGATGATTACCTGAAGCTAACAAGAAAGAATCCAAAAGGCTTCAAAGGCAGTTACAAAATTATCATAGAAACGCTTCTCACGATTCTCATTATATATTTGCTTATTAGATATGATGATATAAAATTTACACTCACATTCCCGTTTTTTAAAAAGGCTATCATCGATCTTGGCTGGCTGTATTTTGTGTTTATAATCTTTGTCGTGATAGGCGCCGCAAATGCCGTTAATCTGACGGATGGACAGGACGGGCTTGCAATTGTGCCTGTTATGACATCTTTTAGCGTGTACGCTGTCTATGCCTATGTACTTGGTAATATAAAATTTTCAGATTATCTTATGTTTACTTCTATACAGGGAACCGGAGAGATATCTGTTCTTGCGGGTGCTGTTATTGGTGCATCGCTTGGATTTTTATGGTTCAATACATATCCGGCGGAAATATTCATGGGCGATGTCGGCGCTCTTGGAATAGGAGGTATGCTTGGGGTTACGGCTATAATATTAAAACAGGAACTGCTGCTTATGATTATAGGAGGTATTTTCGTTCTTGAGGCATTATCCGTGATGACACAGGTAGCCAGTTATAAATTAACAGGCAAAAGGATATTTGCAATGGCGCCCATACATCATCATTTTGAACTTAAAGGCTGGTCAGAACCAAAGATCACGGTTCGTTTCTGGATCATATCTATTTTGCTTGCATTGATTGGACTTTCTACACTCAAACTAAGGTAA
- a CDS encoding D-alanine--D-alanine ligase: MNGINKRTKIGVLLGGLSSERDVSIQSGENVLKALSLLGYDVLRIDVNKALPAVLREHDVQVVFNALHGRYGEDGAVQGLLEIMGIPYTGSGVTASAIAMDKLLTKHILTSAGILTPPYIVIDKADIPYESVLEECGINLPYVVKPSKEGSSVGMSVVSSSSQLKEALDIALKYSDRVLIERFIEGRDITVAIYRNKVLGSMEIETPAGFLDYDSKYTPGKETFFIPPRIPAEVIKAAEEDALKAHNLIGCDFYSRIDFRAAPGGRVYMLEINTLPGLTHLSHVPKIAESIGMKYDELVEGVVKSARLKGGNG, encoded by the coding sequence ATGAATGGTATAAATAAAAGAACTAAAATAGGTGTATTACTCGGAGGTTTATCCTCTGAAAGGGATGTATCAATTCAATCAGGCGAAAATGTATTAAAAGCACTCAGCTTGCTCGGATATGATGTCTTAAGAATTGATGTCAATAAGGCTTTACCCGCAGTGTTAAGAGAACACGATGTGCAGGTCGTTTTTAATGCGCTTCATGGGAGGTATGGGGAGGATGGTGCTGTTCAGGGCTTACTCGAGATAATGGGTATCCCATATACAGGCTCTGGTGTTACAGCGAGCGCAATAGCAATGGATAAATTACTCACAAAGCATATCCTCACAAGCGCCGGCATTCTTACGCCGCCGTACATAGTTATAGATAAGGCGGATATTCCTTATGAGAGTGTATTGGAAGAATGCGGGATAAATTTACCGTACGTCGTTAAGCCGTCTAAAGAAGGTTCAAGCGTAGGGATGAGCGTAGTATCAAGTTCATCACAGCTTAAGGAGGCATTAGATATTGCACTAAAGTATAGTGATCGTGTTTTGATAGAGCGTTTTATAGAAGGCAGGGATATAACGGTTGCCATTTATCGGAACAAGGTGCTCGGTTCTATGGAGATCGAAACACCGGCCGGTTTTCTCGATTACGATTCCAAGTATACGCCAGGGAAAGAGACGTTTTTTATCCCGCCAAGAATACCGGCAGAGGTCATTAAAGCAGCAGAAGAGGATGCATTAAAAGCCCATAATTTAATTGGGTGTGATTTTTATTCCCGTATTGATTTCAGGGCAGCGCCTGGCGGCAGGGTCTATATGTTGGAAATAAATACGTTGCCGGGTCTTACCCATTTAAGCCATGTCCCTAAAATAGCAGAATCGATTGGTATGAAATATGATGAGCTCGTTGAGGGTGTAGTGAAATCGGCAAGGCTAAAAGGGGGTAACGGGTGA